One part of the Enterococcus sp. DIV1094 genome encodes these proteins:
- a CDS encoding DUF960 domain-containing protein has product MFESFDSSRNRYASLGVVSSLPDELIDSIWFIIDLDLKGVIPLDNILAFDLMNNHGKVTLHFSQAGSTVEMGIDLPFPYSPQYPAQVFAYDDGTRETILLPSEIKQY; this is encoded by the coding sequence ATGTTTGAAAGTTTTGATAGTAGCCGTAATCGATACGCATCGTTAGGTGTGGTATCAAGTTTGCCAGATGAACTGATCGATAGTATCTGGTTTATTATTGATTTAGACCTTAAGGGTGTTATTCCGTTAGATAATATTTTAGCTTTTGATTTAATGAACAATCATGGAAAAGTAACCTTGCATTTTTCTCAAGCGGGCAGTACCGTAGAGATGGGGATTGATCTACCGTTCCCTTATTCTCCTCAATACCCTGCGCAAGTATTTGCTTATGATGATGGGACAAGAGAAACGATTCTTCTCCCAAGTGAAATTAAACAATACTAA